In the Flavobacterium pallidum genome, one interval contains:
- a CDS encoding sugar transferase: MRSGKEIHFEISERKILLRLFDVLSIVFSLYVVDYLFNFKYFDFSAQNFYWIVVLGIYINVFGTVFEMYNLQVASNQLQVLRSIVLTSCITSLFYLLTPVFTPFLPLNRLQILYFFLAIFCGLLFWRIFYQAFLASYRFEKKVLLICDREQVEELVTGLENIDPHYRIIAYLNSDSHENDTFRYDYVTNLRIEELDDFVKANSVSEIVIASQKTDGMTVPLYNKLLYMLESGFTIREYTQVYETITQRIPIQHFDKDFYRYFPFSRNNQNKLYLLVVRALEITLALVGICIGVLLLPFIWIGNFIGNKGKLFYLQTRVGKNGLPFVIYKLRTMVKNAEQDGAVFATNNDHRVTPFGKFLRKARIDEIPQFINILKGDMGFIGPRPERPVFVQELAEVMPFYETRHVIKPGLTGWAQVNYAYGETMADSLIKLQYDLYYIKHRSVFLDLNILIKTFSTVLFYRGQ, translated from the coding sequence ATGCGATCCGGTAAAGAAATACACTTTGAAATTTCGGAAAGAAAAATTCTTCTTCGCCTTTTTGATGTGCTGTCCATCGTTTTTTCGCTGTATGTGGTGGATTATTTATTCAATTTCAAATACTTTGATTTCTCGGCACAGAATTTCTACTGGATTGTAGTACTCGGGATATATATCAATGTGTTCGGGACAGTTTTCGAAATGTACAACCTCCAGGTCGCCAGTAACCAGCTCCAGGTATTGCGCAGCATTGTACTCACTTCCTGCATTACGTCATTATTTTATCTGCTGACACCCGTTTTCACGCCTTTCCTGCCATTGAACAGGTTGCAGATCTTATATTTTTTCCTCGCCATTTTCTGCGGATTGCTTTTTTGGAGGATATTTTACCAGGCTTTTCTGGCCTCCTACCGGTTTGAGAAAAAAGTGCTGCTGATATGCGACCGTGAACAGGTCGAGGAATTGGTCACAGGCCTCGAAAATATCGACCCACATTACCGCATCATCGCTTACCTGAATTCGGATTCCCATGAAAATGATACTTTCAGGTATGACTATGTGACCAACCTTAGGATTGAGGAGCTTGACGATTTCGTGAAAGCAAATTCCGTTTCAGAAATCGTAATCGCTTCCCAGAAAACTGACGGCATGACCGTGCCACTCTACAATAAGCTGCTGTACATGCTCGAAAGCGGATTTACCATCAGGGAATATACACAGGTATATGAAACCATTACGCAGCGCATTCCGATTCAGCATTTCGATAAGGATTTCTACCGCTATTTTCCTTTCAGCCGCAACAACCAAAATAAACTGTATCTTTTAGTCGTCCGGGCTCTGGAAATCACTCTGGCACTCGTCGGCATCTGTATCGGTGTGCTGTTATTGCCATTCATCTGGATCGGTAATTTCATTGGAAACAAAGGGAAATTGTTTTACCTCCAGACCAGGGTTGGTAAAAACGGCCTCCCGTTCGTGATTTATAAATTACGTACGATGGTAAAAAATGCTGAGCAGGACGGCGCTGTATTTGCAACCAATAACGACCATCGCGTGACGCCTTTCGGGAAGTTCTTAAGGAAAGCGCGCATTGATGAGATTCCGCAATTTATCAATATCCTAAAAGGCGATATGGGTTTTATAGGGCCGCGTCCCGAACGCCCTGTATTTGTGCAGGAATTGGCCGAAGTGATGCCCTTTTATGAAACACGCCACGTCATTAAGCCAGGTTTGACGGGCTGGGCACAGGTCAATTATGCGTATGGGGAAACCATGGCGGACAGCCTTATCAAACTGCAATATGATTTGTATTACATCAAGCACAGGAGTGTTTTCCTGGATCTTAATATCCTGATCAAGACCTTCAGTACGGTGTTATTTTACCGCGGGCAGTAA
- a CDS encoding Lnb N-terminal periplasmic domain-containing protein: MLRNNTILYFLLLILLPAAVFPQSGSLSANAKISVLTCDTGNELYSLFGHTAIRVDDPVNNIDVVFNYGAFDFSTPNFYLKFTKGDLQYFIVTSTFADFCQQYIYENRGVYEQELNLTQPQKQKIFNELVASLSSADKYYTYKFIDRNCTTKVADRINANIDGKLSLDVKGSKESNRRIIYGYVQNQFYENLGINIMFGARTDADFYKVFLPLQLLESISKTKNGSQPLTHGVKTINKPSLEANGFSFWNSIWSLIGLLLLIVLVNRKIITLTFLTFQALLGLFLISAGIYSLHHELTWNYNIFLFNPLLLFTVALVMRQKTKRAIQSIYVCLAMLAVYLMFLLNKVQLWMFLPMILANAVLLLRLLKQQMKLLPAVK; the protein is encoded by the coding sequence ATGCTTCGGAACAATACCATTCTTTATTTCTTATTGCTGATTTTACTTCCGGCCGCCGTTTTTCCACAATCAGGGTCTTTGTCAGCAAATGCCAAAATCAGTGTATTGACTTGTGACACGGGCAATGAATTGTATTCGCTTTTCGGGCATACCGCCATTCGGGTTGACGATCCCGTGAACAATATTGATGTGGTTTTTAATTATGGTGCGTTCGATTTCAGTACGCCGAATTTCTATTTAAAATTCACCAAAGGCGACCTGCAGTATTTTATCGTGACCAGTACGTTTGCCGATTTCTGCCAGCAATATATTTATGAAAACCGCGGGGTGTATGAGCAGGAATTGAACCTTACGCAGCCGCAGAAACAGAAAATATTCAATGAGCTTGTAGCGTCGTTATCGTCTGCTGATAAATATTATACGTATAAATTTATCGACCGGAATTGCACCACGAAAGTCGCTGACCGCATCAATGCCAATATTGACGGAAAATTATCATTGGACGTAAAAGGTTCTAAAGAAAGCAACCGCCGGATTATTTATGGTTATGTGCAAAATCAGTTTTACGAAAACCTTGGGATCAATATTATGTTTGGTGCAAGGACTGATGCAGATTTCTATAAGGTGTTCCTGCCGCTGCAATTACTGGAAAGCATCAGCAAAACCAAAAACGGTTCCCAGCCTTTGACCCATGGCGTAAAAACAATCAATAAACCATCCCTTGAAGCAAACGGTTTTTCATTCTGGAACAGCATCTGGAGCCTGATTGGCTTGCTGCTGCTGATCGTTTTGGTAAACCGGAAAATCATTACGCTGACGTTTTTAACGTTCCAGGCGTTGCTTGGGCTTTTCCTGATTTCGGCTGGAATATATTCACTTCATCATGAATTGACGTGGAATTACAACATTTTCCTTTTCAACCCGCTATTGCTGTTTACGGTTGCTTTGGTAATGAGGCAAAAAACAAAACGGGCCATACAATCGATTTATGTATGCCTTGCGATGCTGGCGGTGTATCTTATGTTCCTTTTGAATAAAGTACAATTGTGGATGTTCCTTCCAATGATCCTGGCCAATGCGGTATTGCTTTTAAGATTGCTTAAGCAGCAGATGAAATTACTGCCCGCGGTAAAATAA